One part of the Spirochaetota bacterium genome encodes these proteins:
- a CDS encoding NAD(P)/FAD-dependent oxidoreductase: MDHNKQKRVVVIGAGFGGLWVTKVLANKNFEVIVIDKNNYHTFLPLLYQVSAAEVSPEQIAAPVRSIVHKNKNIQFIRGEVSEIRYATKTVVCLGQEIAFDYLVVSAGSVNHYFNIPGTFEFAFPLKTLDDAMVLRNHILTCFERASFVSDHVQRQRLLTIVIVGGGPTGVEFAGALAELIAGPLKKDFPELKNENIQVYLVEASDRLIGMYAKELCEYTCEKLQKKGVKVLLNAAVTKIDATGVYLNNGTMLPTETVVWTAGVKGELIKNDLKVQSMPNGRVVVDEYCRVPGYEDVFIIGDLACFIQDGKPLPMIAPVAMQQGKYVGNYLKKIDKGKNPKPFRYLDKGGMVAIGRNKAITQIAGLKLKGYIAWIIWIFIHILYLIGFKNKIFVMINWVWSYIFFEKSVRLILPRCCDDPHGKNCLQRGRSCRG, from the coding sequence TTGGATCACAACAAACAAAAACGTGTAGTAGTTATTGGTGCCGGTTTTGGCGGTTTGTGGGTTACAAAAGTTTTAGCAAATAAAAATTTTGAGGTGATAGTTATTGATAAAAATAATTATCACACATTCCTGCCACTGTTATATCAGGTCTCGGCTGCTGAAGTTTCTCCAGAGCAGATTGCGGCACCGGTGCGAAGTATTGTGCACAAAAACAAAAATATTCAGTTTATTCGTGGTGAAGTAAGTGAAATACGATATGCAACTAAGACAGTGGTATGCCTGGGGCAGGAAATTGCTTTTGATTATTTGGTGGTATCAGCGGGAAGTGTTAATCATTATTTTAATATTCCCGGCACATTTGAATTTGCATTTCCGCTTAAAACGCTTGATGATGCAATGGTGCTTAGAAACCATATCCTTACCTGTTTTGAGCGTGCTTCGTTTGTGAGTGATCATGTACAACGGCAACGGTTGCTTACCATTGTCATTGTTGGTGGGGGGCCAACGGGTGTTGAATTTGCAGGTGCACTTGCAGAGCTTATTGCAGGACCACTAAAAAAAGATTTCCCTGAGCTAAAAAATGAAAATATACAGGTATATTTAGTAGAAGCTAGTGACAGGCTTATCGGTATGTATGCAAAAGAATTATGTGAGTATACCTGCGAAAAATTACAGAAAAAGGGAGTAAAAGTTTTACTGAATGCAGCAGTAACTAAGATTGATGCTACTGGTGTGTACTTAAATAATGGTACGATGCTGCCAACTGAAACAGTAGTATGGACTGCGGGTGTGAAAGGTGAGCTTATCAAAAATGATTTAAAAGTGCAATCTATGCCTAATGGGCGCGTAGTAGTGGATGAATACTGTAGAGTGCCTGGATATGAGGATGTGTTTATCATTGGGGATTTGGCTTGTTTTATCCAGGATGGAAAGCCATTGCCAATGATAGCACCGGTTGCAATGCAGCAAGGCAAATATGTAGGAAACTATTTAAAAAAGATAGATAAAGGGAAGAATCCAAAACCGTTCAGATATTTAGATAAAGGCGGGATGGTTGCAATTGGACGCAATAAAGCTATTACACAGATTGCAGGGCTTAAACTTAAAGGATACATTGCTTGGATAATATGGATATTTATACACATACTGTATTTGATTGGATTTAAAAATAAAATTTTTGTTATGATAAACTGGGTGTGGAGCTATATCTTCTTTGAAAAAAGTGTGAGGCTTATTTTACCACGGTGTTGTGATGATCCGCACGGGAAAAATTGTTTGCAGCGAGGCAGGAGCTGCAGGGGGTAG
- a CDS encoding type 1 glutamine amidotransferase, whose translation MIVCIQHVPFETPGYILDWAKSQKKEVAIVHVYQNTNFPVPDCVDMLVIMGGPMSVYDEKEYPWLVDEKRFVDEVINKSRNVLGICLGAQLIAQVCGARVYKNLTKEIGWYEVQKVSSYNSIGQVLPQRFIAFHWHGETFDIPHGASHIAATDVCANQAFAIDNKIVGLQFHLEITAQGVYDLVRHCEHELEEIGYIQSREDIIKGIGHCNNAHAVMDSVLASFL comes from the coding sequence ATGATAGTATGTATTCAACATGTTCCATTTGAAACCCCCGGCTACATTCTTGATTGGGCAAAATCACAAAAGAAAGAAGTGGCGATAGTACATGTGTATCAAAATACAAATTTTCCAGTACCTGATTGTGTTGATATGCTGGTTATTATGGGTGGACCTATGAGTGTCTATGATGAAAAGGAGTATCCATGGCTTGTTGATGAGAAACGTTTTGTGGATGAAGTCATAAATAAAAGCAGAAATGTTCTTGGCATATGTCTTGGAGCACAGCTTATTGCGCAGGTGTGTGGTGCACGTGTGTATAAAAATCTCACAAAAGAAATTGGTTGGTATGAAGTACAAAAAGTATCATCTTATAATTCTATTGGACAAGTATTGCCACAGAGGTTTATTGCGTTTCACTGGCATGGTGAAACATTTGATATACCACATGGTGCTTCTCACATTGCTGCTACGGACGTATGTGCCAATCAGGCATTTGCAATTGATAATAAAATTGTAGGTTTGCAGTTTCACTTAGAGATTACCGCACAGGGAGTTTATGATTTGGTACGACACTGTGAACATGAGCTTGAAGAAATAGGCTATATCCAAAGCAGAGAGGATATTATTAAAGGTATTGGACATTGCAATAATGCACATGCAGTTATGGACTCTGTGCTTGCAAGTTTCTTATAA
- a CDS encoding cupin domain-containing protein produces the protein MNNSFINPQNYCDAIDYQNNAIVSKTIIQSKGGNITLFAFDKGQSLSEHTAPYDAFVMILDGAMSITIGGKENTVNAGQALIMPANVPHALVAHKSSKMLLVMIKES, from the coding sequence ATGAATAATTCATTTATCAATCCGCAAAATTATTGTGACGCAATAGATTATCAAAATAATGCCATTGTAAGTAAAACAATAATTCAAAGCAAAGGTGGCAATATAACGCTTTTTGCTTTTGATAAAGGTCAGAGCTTAAGTGAACATACAGCCCCTTATGATGCATTTGTGATGATACTTGATGGAGCGATGTCTATTACTATAGGGGGCAAAGAAAATACAGTGAATGCTGGCCAGGCACTTATTATGCCTGCTAATGTTCCTCATGCTCTGGTTGCACACAAATCTTCAAAGATGCTGCTTGTTATGATAAAAGAGAGTTAG
- a CDS encoding NapC/NirT family cytochrome c — protein sequence MKYKVYIVLVSFFIVLVLSVYGTARFMQKTSTPQYCGSCHVMIPQYEDWFYIGKHTQIACVDCHLPHNNSINYLLWKGLDGMKDVILFYTRLYGEVIHSSAHARKTIQANCIRCHSEMVSRIQGGAMQCWDCHRYFYHNIIH from the coding sequence TTGAAATATAAAGTTTATATTGTGCTGGTTTCGTTTTTTATAGTTTTAGTACTCAGCGTGTATGGTACTGCACGCTTTATGCAAAAAACTTCCACGCCACAGTATTGTGGTAGCTGTCATGTAATGATTCCTCAATATGAGGATTGGTTTTATATTGGCAAGCACACACAGATTGCCTGTGTTGATTGTCACTTACCTCATAACAATAGCATCAACTATCTGTTATGGAAGGGGCTTGATGGTATGAAAGATGTGATACTTTTTTATACAAGACTCTATGGCGAAGTAATACATTCCTCAGCTCATGCACGAAAAACAATTCAGGCAAACTGTATACGGTGCCACAGCGAAATGGTGAGCCGCATTCAAGGTGGAGCTATGCAGTGCTGGGATTGTCACAGGTATTTTTATCATAATATAATACATTAA